One window of the Triticum dicoccoides isolate Atlit2015 ecotype Zavitan chromosome 3B, WEW_v2.0, whole genome shotgun sequence genome contains the following:
- the LOC119276458 gene encoding uncharacterized protein LOC119276458 — translation MEDRDHGPAENLPESPHRIVDGDEEGDEDGGGFTFPVLPFAADALIVPVYPIFGRPPSPPPAASVEEPETATVRVPLGRLLLEERDFRARQRDEESFGDGELEGVAPESYCLWPPGQSTPASPRRCRKSGSTGSVLRWRRISERLVRRSHSDGKEKFVFLNATSGPPKQGDAEEGSSKSDGGGGADAHGWSYYSKGGGGGSGGAGRRRSYLPYKQELVGLFANVSGLRRSYPPF, via the coding sequence ATGGAGGACAGAGACCACGGCCCCGCTGAGAACCTTCCTGAATCTCCACACCGCATcgtcgacggcgacgaggagggagACGAAGACGGAGGCGGCTTCACCTTCCCCGTCCTACCGTTCGCTGCGGACGCGCTCATCGTGCCCGTGTACCCCATCTTCGGCCGCCCCCCGTCCCCGCCGCCGGCGGCCTCGGTCGAGGAGCCGGAGACGGCCACCGTGCGAGTCCCGCTGGGGCGGCTCCTGCTGGAGGAGCGCGACTTCCGCGCGAGGCAGAGGGACGAAGAGAGCTTCGGGGACGGCGAGCTGGAGGGCGTGGCGCCGGAGAGCTACTGCCTCTGGCCCCCCGGGCAGTCCACTCCGGCGTCCCCCCGGCGGTGCCGAAAGAGCGGCTCGACGGGGTCGGTCCTCCGGTGGCGGCGCATCAGCGAGCGCCTCGTGAGGCGGAGCCACAGCGACGGCAAGGAGAAGTTCGTCTTCTTGAACGCCACCTCAGGGCCTCCCAAGCAGGGGGACGCGGAGGAAGGAAGCAGCaagagcgacggcggcggcggcgccgatgCCCACGGATGGAGCTATTAcagcaaaggaggaggaggaggaagcggcgGCGCTGGCCGTAGGAGATCTTACCTCCCGTACAAGCAAGAGCTTGTCGGGTTGTTCGCCAACGTCAGTGGGTTACGGCGAAGTTATCCCCCGTTCTAA